The following proteins come from a genomic window of Alphaproteobacteria bacterium:
- the glmU gene encoding bifunctional UDP-N-acetylglucosamine diphosphorylase/glucosamine-1-phosphate N-acetyltransferase GlmU, which translates to MLCYIVLAAGQSKRFKSDVSKVLFKLHGKTILDYALEAIPAPKNDIFIVANFEHEGYKCIPQKAQLGTGHAVQEALKQIPQKYTECIILCGDVPLIERSTLRELVESVSDLTLVGFHINDFTKPYGRILNNGEAIVEYKEASQDVKNNSLAYSGVMKASRKVLDETLPKLKPHPELYLTEIVEKCRGSRSIIFKTEEEFAGINTRADLAYIERCLQKKWINKLMEQGAVFYNPETSSVRHDTNIAADVIVHPNVQIGRNVTIEKGAVIHPFTALENCHIKEGVNVGPFAHIRGDVVLERESVVGNFVEIKGSKIGQGSKVKHLSYIGDAVLGKNVNVGAGTITCNYDGVNKHKTVIEDDAFIGSNSTLIAPITIHDHAFIGADTVLSEDVEAYDLALTRAPKKIVKGWRKNRSAD; encoded by the coding sequence ATGTTGTGTTATATCGTTTTAGCAGCAGGGCAAAGTAAGCGTTTTAAATCTGATGTATCAAAAGTATTATTTAAGCTTCATGGAAAAACGATTTTAGACTATGCGCTTGAAGCAATTCCTGCGCCAAAAAATGATATTTTTATTGTGGCTAATTTTGAGCATGAGGGTTATAAATGTATTCCTCAGAAAGCGCAGCTCGGAACAGGGCATGCAGTTCAAGAAGCGCTGAAGCAAATTCCACAGAAATATACAGAGTGTATTATTTTGTGCGGAGATGTTCCTTTGATTGAGCGGTCAACGCTTAGAGAGTTAGTTGAGAGCGTTAGTGATTTGACCTTGGTTGGATTTCATATAAATGATTTTACAAAACCTTATGGGCGGATTTTGAATAATGGTGAAGCGATTGTAGAATATAAAGAAGCTTCGCAAGATGTGAAGAATAACTCTTTAGCCTACTCAGGTGTTATGAAAGCATCTCGTAAAGTTTTGGATGAAACGCTGCCGAAATTAAAACCACATCCAGAGTTGTATTTGACAGAAATTGTGGAAAAATGCCGCGGAAGTCGCAGCATCATTTTTAAAACAGAAGAAGAATTTGCTGGCATCAACACAAGAGCGGATCTAGCGTATATTGAAAGGTGTTTGCAAAAAAAATGGATAAACAAACTAATGGAACAGGGTGCTGTTTTTTATAACCCTGAAACATCAAGTGTGCGTCATGATACAAACATTGCGGCAGATGTGATTGTGCATCCAAATGTGCAAATTGGGAGAAACGTGACAATTGAAAAAGGCGCTGTTATTCATCCTTTTACCGCGCTAGAAAATTGCCATATTAAAGAGGGAGTAAACGTTGGGCCATTTGCACACATTCGAGGCGATGTTGTGCTTGAGCGGGAGTCAGTCGTGGGTAATTTTGTTGAAATAAAGGGGTCTAAAATTGGTCAAGGCTCTAAGGTAAAGCATTTGAGTTATATTGGGGATGCGGTTTTAGGTAAAAATGTGAATGTAGGCGCAGGAACAATTACCTGCAATTATGATGGTGTGAACAAACACAAAACCGTTATTGAAGATGATGCTTTTATAGGATCCAATAGTACCTTGATTGCACCTATAACGATTCATGATCATGCATTTATAGGTGCGGATACGGTGCTATCTGAAGATGTGGAAGCATACGATTTGGCATTAACTCGGGCACCGAAGAAAATTGTAAAGGGTTGGCGGAAGAATCGCTCTGCAGATTAA
- the gyrB gene encoding DNA topoisomerase (ATP-hydrolyzing) subunit B, whose amino-acid sequence MNKKMTQSKEYTSESIKVLKGLEAVKKRPGMYIGDTDDGSGLHHMVFEVVDNSVDEALAGHCDKVIVKIEQDGSVSVEDNGRGIPVDMHAEEGVSAAEVIMTQLHAGGKFDQDSYKVSGGLHGVGVSVVNALSERLILKIKRGGKLYEMEFADGVATSPLKVIGHDVKETGTYVRFYPSPKIFSGTEFDRKILEARLRELAFLNSGLKIILKDEREDKFFESTFFYEGGLVEFAKYLGRGKTFLNEQVIHGKGEEKAGDKLISLEFVLHWSDSYHETMMCFTNNIHQKDGGTHLIGFRAAMTRAVLGYISEMKKDVKIAITGEDVREGIVSIISVKMPDPKFSSQTKEKLVSSEVRPIVENMVSNALKTWLEENPNQAKVIIGKVIDAASAREAAKKARELTRQKKSSVQLSGKLAQCQEKDPALSELFIVEGDSAGGSAKQGRHRKFQAILPLKGKIINVEKARLDKVLSSQDIATLIAALGTGIGEDFEPNKARYHKIIIMTDADVDGSHIRTLLLTFFYRHMKGLIEKGYLYIAQPPLYKVRRGTKDTYLKNERALDAFIIHRNVEDVELSDGKSTLTGDEFGKFLENCYQIKHGINQMYTKIQSTELVEEILKASDLTVLKDWVARHEEDEWVIERERYGTRETYHVSESVFESGEFKNLKEKFSRIAFFDFDKASIKFKEREPIKTETFLSLMEQLDKYAKTGIMISRYKGLGEMNADQLWETTLNPENRTLLKVSLDDAEAAEQSVSMLMGDLVAPRRAFIEENALNSNVDT is encoded by the coding sequence ATGAATAAAAAAATGACACAATCAAAGGAATACACATCTGAATCGATTAAAGTTTTAAAAGGGTTGGAAGCGGTTAAAAAACGTCCCGGTATGTATATTGGAGACACAGATGATGGTTCTGGTTTGCATCACATGGTATTTGAAGTTGTGGATAACTCTGTGGATGAAGCATTGGCCGGACATTGTGATAAGGTTATTGTGAAGATCGAACAAGATGGAAGTGTTTCGGTTGAAGATAATGGCCGCGGTATTCCTGTGGATATGCATGCGGAAGAAGGTGTGTCAGCAGCAGAAGTGATCATGACACAATTGCACGCAGGTGGTAAATTCGACCAAGACTCTTATAAAGTATCTGGTGGTTTGCATGGTGTAGGTGTATCTGTTGTGAACGCTTTGTCAGAGCGATTAATTTTGAAAATTAAGCGCGGTGGAAAATTATATGAAATGGAATTTGCGGATGGTGTTGCAACCTCACCATTAAAAGTTATAGGTCACGATGTAAAAGAGACAGGAACATATGTTCGTTTTTATCCATCTCCAAAGATCTTTTCTGGAACAGAATTTGATCGCAAGATTTTAGAAGCTCGCCTTCGTGAGTTAGCGTTTTTGAATTCTGGTTTGAAGATTATTCTTAAAGATGAGCGTGAAGATAAATTCTTTGAATCAACATTCTTCTATGAAGGTGGTTTGGTTGAATTCGCAAAATATCTTGGTCGTGGAAAAACATTCTTAAATGAGCAAGTGATTCATGGAAAAGGTGAAGAAAAAGCGGGTGATAAATTAATTTCTTTAGAGTTTGTTTTGCATTGGTCAGACAGTTATCACGAAACAATGATGTGTTTCACGAATAATATTCACCAAAAAGATGGTGGAACGCATTTGATAGGCTTTAGAGCTGCTATGACGCGTGCAGTTCTAGGCTATATTTCTGAAATGAAAAAAGATGTAAAGATTGCGATCACTGGTGAAGATGTCCGTGAAGGTATTGTATCTATTATTTCTGTGAAAATGCCAGATCCAAAGTTTTCTTCTCAAACAAAAGAGAAACTTGTATCTTCAGAGGTCCGTCCAATTGTTGAAAATATGGTTTCCAATGCTTTGAAGACTTGGTTGGAAGAGAATCCAAATCAAGCAAAGGTTATCATTGGTAAAGTCATTGATGCGGCATCCGCAAGAGAAGCCGCTAAGAAGGCAAGAGAATTAACGCGACAAAAGAAAAGCTCCGTTCAGTTATCTGGAAAATTGGCACAATGTCAGGAGAAAGATCCAGCATTATCCGAATTATTCATAGTTGAGGGAGATTCTGCGGGCGGTTCTGCTAAGCAAGGACGCCACCGTAAGTTCCAAGCGATTTTGCCATTGAAAGGTAAAATTATTAATGTGGAAAAAGCTCGTCTGGATAAGGTTTTATCTTCTCAAGATATTGCCACGCTTATTGCAGCCCTTGGTACAGGTATTGGAGAGGATTTTGAACCAAACAAAGCGCGTTATCATAAAATTATCATTATGACGGACGCTGACGTAGATGGTAGTCACATTCGTACATTGTTGTTAACCTTCTTCTATCGTCACATGAAAGGTTTGATTGAAAAAGGATATTTATATATTGCTCAACCACCACTTTATAAAGTGCGCCGAGGAACAAAAGATACATATTTAAAGAATGAGCGCGCATTAGATGCTTTCATTATTCATAGAAATGTCGAAGATGTAGAATTAAGTGATGGAAAATCCACATTGACAGGTGATGAGTTTGGTAAATTTCTGGAGAATTGCTATCAAATCAAGCACGGCATTAATCAGATGTACACAAAAATTCAAAGCACAGAGTTGGTCGAAGAGATTTTAAAGGCAAGCGATTTAACTGTGTTGAAAGATTGGGTGGCGCGTCATGAAGAAGATGAATGGGTAATTGAGCGTGAGCGTTATGGAACAAGAGAGACATATCACGTTTCAGAATCTGTATTTGAATCAGGTGAATTCAAGAACTTAAAAGAAAAATTTTCACGTATTGCCTTTTTTGATTTTGATAAGGCGTCTATTAAATTTAAAGAGCGCGAGCCTATTAAGACAGAAACATTTTTATCACTCATGGAACAATTGGATAAATATGCCAAGACGGGTATTATGATTAGCCGATATAAAGGTTTGGGTGAAATGAATGCAGATCAACTGTGGGAAACAACGTTGAACCCTGAAAACAGAACGTTATTGAAGGTTAGCTTAGATGATGCAGAAGCTGCTGAGCAATCTGTATCTATGCTTATGGGAGATCTTGTTGCACCACGTCGTGCGTTTATTGAAGAGAATGCGCTGAACAGTAATGTGGATACTTAA